In the genome of Paenibacillus pabuli, the window CTGACTGAATGTTGATTGGAAATTCTCTACTCAAGGGACTGTACATTTCCTGTAGATATTTCTGTGAATAAAAATCATTAGATGGATATATATATATTTTTTGCGAGTTTTCATTACTATTATTATTAATTCTATTTACAGATTCCTCGTTTAATGAGCATACAATTACAGAAGTAGTATAAGGTATCTGTTCTTTTACGATAATCTCCATAGCCCGCTTAACCTTCCCATAGGCTTCTTCATCTCCGGTAACTCTTGTGTATACTTCCGCATCATCTCCAAACAACTGAAGTGCAAGTGAAACGTTATTCCGTTTGATAAAGTGAATCATATCCTGTTCAAGCATTGTAGCGTTTGTAAACAAAGTTATATTAATGCTGTGCATAGTCAGAAATGAGATTACTTTTTGTAGAAGTTCTTTCTCAACAAGAGGTTCTCCTCCTGAAATGAAACACTCCTTAACCCCTAGTTTAATAGCCTGGTTCAGTACATCCCTCCACTTATCAAAACTCATTTTCTGTTCATTCGGCCATTTTTTACAGCCACAAGATCTATACACAATAGTACTTTCGGTACAGAATTTACAGTTAAGGTTGCACTCCCCCGTTAATTCAATAACAATTCGATTCAAATGGAACGGTACCAATTTATCGTATTTCAATGTTGTTACTCGGGT includes:
- a CDS encoding radical SAM/SPASM domain-containing protein, with product MYFKLNPEIIIVKELDQYTLTDLISGKKAYFRGNDMMAFEELLSDRAIDPDLPEEHILHNLLEQNLGSIFEGKVYVEEIKTTRVTTLKYDKLVPFHLNRIVIELTGECNLNCKFCTESTIVYRSCGCKKWPNEQKMSFDKWRDVLNQAIKLGVKECFISGGEPLVEKELLQKVISFLTMHSINITLFTNATMLEQDMIHFIKRNNVSLALQLFGDDAEVYTRVTGDEEAYGKVKRAMEIIVKEQIPYTTSVIVCSLNEESVNRINNNSNENSQKIYIYPSNDFYSQKYLQEMYSPLSREFPINIQSVPYLKKYNNCLYGQIFVSSEGQVYPCMMMRQFKLGDLRSELLWEIFFRKSHKPFWEMSKTQIEGCSDCPKNLSCFDCRALDSFKSEKLNGMYYCERLNTGVKTCELK